The DNA sequence CCTCGAAGATCGGATCGCCACGCTGGGCGCCGCGATCGAGCTGGTGCACTCGATCACCCGCAACGGGCGATGACGGCCAACGAATCTCAGTCGGCGGCGCCTACCCCGTAGCCCAAGGTGCTCTTGGTCTCGAGGTATTCGTGAAATCCGGCGTCGCTCCACTCCCGGCCGTTGCCGCTGCGCTTGTAGCCGCCGAACGGTGCGTTCAGGTCGAAGGCGTGGTTGATCGCGACCCAGCCGGCCCGGATCCGGCGGGCGATTCCTCGCGCGGCGTCGATGTCGGCGCCCGAGACGTAGCCGGCCAGACCGTACTCGGTGTCGTTGGCGATCGCGACGGCCTCGTCGAGGTCGTCATAGCCGAGGATGCACAGCACCGGGCCGAAGATCTCCTCGCGGGCGATCGTCATCTGGTTCGTCACATGTGCGAAGACGGTTGGCCGGACGAAGTAGCCGGTGTCCAGCCCGGCGGGCCGGCCGGCGCCGCCGGCGGCAACCGTGGCTCCCTCGGCGATGCCCTGCTCGATCAGGCCCTGCATGGCGAACTGCGCCGCTGACGCCACCGGGCCAATCGCCTTCGGATCGGCGGGGTCACCGACCTTCACCTGTTCGGCGACCGCGTGGGCGATCGCGATGGCCTCGTCCATCCGCGAGTTCGGCACCAGCATCCGTGACGGCGCGTTACAGCTCTGCCCGGAGTTGACCATCATGGTCGACACCCCGGCGGTGACGCTGTCGACGAAGGCATCGTCGTCGAGCACGATGTTGGCGCTCTTGCCGCCCAGCTCCTGAGTCACCCGCTTCACGGTCGGCGCGGCGTTCTCGGCCACCGCGACGCCGGCACGGGTGGAGCCGGTGAACGACACCATGTCGACATCCGGGTGCCGCGATAGTGCCACGCCTACCCCGGGCCCGTCCCCGTTGACCATGTTGTACACGCCGGCCGGAACCCCCGCGGCGTCCATGATCTCGGTGAAGATGTACGCCGAGAACGGCGCGACCTCAGAGGGTTTGAGCACCATGGTGCAGCCGGTGGACAACGCCGGGTAGACCTTCACCGCGATCTGGTTCAGCGGCCAGTTCCAGGGTGTGATGAGACCGCATACCCCGATCGGGTCGCGCTCCACCAAGGTGTTGCCGCGCTGCTCACTGAACGAGAAGTTCTTGAGCACATCGATCGCCGTGACGAGATGACCGGCCCCGAGATTGACCTGGACTCCGGCGGCCAGGCTGGGCGGCGCCCCCATCTCCTCGCTCACGGCGTCAGCCAGGTCGCCGCTGCGCCGTTGGTATTCGGCGAGGATCGCCTGCAGCAGATCCAGCCGCTCCGCGCGGCTACTGTGCGGCCAGCTGTCAAAGGCCCGCCGGGCCGCGGCCACCGCGAGGTCGACGTCTGCCGCCGTGCCGAGCGCGATCTTCCCGCAGACCTTTTCGGTGGCCGGGTTGTCGACGTCGAGGGTCCTTGCTTCGGCCGGGTCCACCCACCGGCCGTCGATGTAGAACTGGGTGCATTCGCGCATCACAACACTCTTTCGACTGGGCGATTCCGTCTTTCTGCGCCATCCCGAAGCTGTACCGGATGCGCGCGGCGTAGCCGTCGGGCAGCACCGGGACGATCACCGATTCGGTGACGTCGCGGATCGACAGCACCATCCGACCGTAGCCTGCATCACACATTCTGCCGAATGTCGTCTGCACCACATCGACCGACCTTATTGTCTGGACCAATGCGACGCGTGTAGCCGTGCCGGTTCAGCGTCGCCGGTCGACGCGTCCCGGCGGGGCGAACACTTGCCCGAAACACCTTGCGTCATGATGGAACCCACATTGAGGGTTTGCCGAGTTTGAGTACGCACGTTGCCAGATCGAGCTGAGGGGAGATGCGCAGTGTCTTCCAGTCAACGCCGGGGCCGCTGGTCCGGGGTCCCACTGGCAGAGCGCCAGGCCTTGCGCCGAAACGAGTTTCTCGCCGTCGGGGTGCAACTGCTTGGTGATGCACGGGGGCCCACGCTGACCGTCCGATCGGTCTGTCGCGCGGCCGCGCTGACCGAGCGCTACTTCTACGAGTGCTTCGCCGATCGTGACGAGTTTGTGCGCGAGGTATACGACGACGTATGCACGCGGGCGTTGACGGCGCTGCTGTCGGCCCGAAACCCCCGGGAAGGCGTGGAATGCTTCATCACCCTGATGGTCGATGACCCGGCTCGCGGCCGGGTGCTGCTACTGGCCCCGGAGCGGGAGCCGATCCTGACCAGCGCCGGCGCCAAGTGGATGCCGGATTTCATCGAGATGCTGCAACGCACCCTGACTCGTATCGACGATGCGGCGGTCCAGCAGATGGTGGCCACCGGGCTGATCGGCGCGCTGACCACCCTGTTCGCCGCTTACCTGAACGGCCGACTCGAGGCCAGCCGCAGCCAATTCATCGACTTTTGTGTCGAGATGCTGCTCAGCGCGCAGATCGTGCGCTAGGCGCGGGCCACAACGTCACACCCAAACACGCGCCGTGAAAACTTGATGCTACCGACAGACACAGATATATTGCCTGCAACTAGTCGACACAGATATCTGGGGAGCTGGCATGACGCGGGAATGGACCGACGTGGAGCTGCTGCACGAGCTCGAGCCCGTCGTAGAAAAACTCATCAACCGACACTTCTCCATGGCCAAGGACTGGAACCCCCACGACTACATTCCCTGGTCGGAGGGCAAGAACTACTACGCGCTCGGCGGGCAGGATTGGCATCCCGAGCAGTCGAAACTGTCCGAAGTCGCCCGGACGGCAATGGTGCAGAACCTGCTGACCGAGGACAACCTGCCCTCGTATCACCGCGAGATCGCGATGAACTTCACCATGGACGCTCCGTGGGGCACCTGGGTCAACCGCTGGACCGCTGAGGAGA is a window from the Mycobacterium sp. SVM_VP21 genome containing:
- a CDS encoding aldehyde dehydrogenase family protein; amino-acid sequence: MRECTQFYIDGRWVDPAEARTLDVDNPATEKVCGKIALGTAADVDLAVAAARRAFDSWPHSSRAERLDLLQAILAEYQRRSGDLADAVSEEMGAPPSLAAGVQVNLGAGHLVTAIDVLKNFSFSEQRGNTLVERDPIGVCGLITPWNWPLNQIAVKVYPALSTGCTMVLKPSEVAPFSAYIFTEIMDAAGVPAGVYNMVNGDGPGVGVALSRHPDVDMVSFTGSTRAGVAVAENAAPTVKRVTQELGGKSANIVLDDDAFVDSVTAGVSTMMVNSGQSCNAPSRMLVPNSRMDEAIAIAHAVAEQVKVGDPADPKAIGPVASAAQFAMQGLIEQGIAEGATVAAGGAGRPAGLDTGYFVRPTVFAHVTNQMTIAREEIFGPVLCILGYDDLDEAVAIANDTEYGLAGYVSGADIDAARGIARRIRAGWVAINHAFDLNAPFGGYKRSGNGREWSDAGFHEYLETKSTLGYGVGAAD
- a CDS encoding TetR/AcrR family transcriptional regulator, with the translated sequence MSSSQRRGRWSGVPLAERQALRRNEFLAVGVQLLGDARGPTLTVRSVCRAAALTERYFYECFADRDEFVREVYDDVCTRALTALLSARNPREGVECFITLMVDDPARGRVLLLAPEREPILTSAGAKWMPDFIEMLQRTLTRIDDAAVQQMVATGLIGALTTLFAAYLNGRLEASRSQFIDFCVEMLLSAQIVR